The region ATCGCCGTCGCTTCGACGGGGCGATTCTGGTCGGCAGATGAGTTCAACCACTGGCGGAAGGAGTACGAGAAGCGTCGTGGGTCGCTCCAACAGTGTGGTTCTCGCCACGCCCACGAAAACATCGAGAGTGTCGGGCGGAAAGAGACGGGTCGATTCGAAATACACCTGCACACGGTGGCGAACGAACTTATCGAGGAGGCTGTCGAGAACGACTGTTCGCACATCGTGTTCGAGGATCTGACCCACATCCGCGAGAACATCCCCGAGGCGACGTGGCAACATCTGTGGGCGTTCCGACGCCTATTCGAGTACGTCGAATACAAAGCCGAAGAACATGGTGTCGAAGCCGTCCAAGTTGACCCGCGTAACACGTCCAAACGTTGTTCGACGTGTGGGTTCACCCACGACGACAATCGCCACCAAGAGTCGTTCGAGTGCAAGCAGTGTGGGTATAAGAACCACGCCGACTACAACGCCTCGAAGAATATCGGTTTGCAGTATCTCCGTCGTCGGCAAAATGCAGACGATGGAGGCGCACCTGTAGACGTGCGCTTGAATCGCGGGACGCTGAACGTGAGTGGGGAGTACATCCCTCCTGCCTCTATTGAGGCATAGAACGGGAGTCCACGCGAAAGCCCCACCCTCAACGAGCGAGGTCAGTATTGGCCGAGCAAAGTAGGGTGGGGTAGTTTACGCAGGAAAAACACGGCGTTGATGCGACGACGCAGCCGGACTCGCTCACGGTGGCTCTGTTTGCCTACCCCGAACTGGTGCGCAGTTCGACAGCCCACTTCGTCGACGTGGATGAGCGTGAGGGGATGACCCGCGGCTACAGCCTCGTGGACGAACTCGCAGTGCTGGACGAGGAACCGACGACGGAAGTGGTCGAAGAGATCGACGCCGATGGGTTCGAGGCGCTGTTCCTGGACCTACTGCTCCACGGCGACCCCGAACACTCGCGGTAGTCACCGAATAACGGGCGCGGCCCCCAAGGTTATGCTCTCGGCCGGCACAGAATTGGGTATGACCGCACTGCCACCGCTGCTCGCCACGCTGCCCGCGCTCTTGTTGCAGGCACCGTTGCAGGGGCCGCTCCCCGAGGGAATTCTTGGACAGGCCATCCTCGCTGTCGTCGCAATGGCCGTCGTCGTCATCGTCGGCCGAATTGTGCTGAGCATCGCCTGGAAGCTGGTCATCATCGCCGTCGGCGTGGTGGGGCTGCTCTGGCTGGTGAACGTCGTCGGGTTCTGACCTACTCCAACGCGCCCGCGAGGAAGTTCCTGATCACCTGATGACCCACAGCGGTCAGCACGGACTCGGGGTGGAACTGCACACACTCAATTGGGTGCTCCCGGTGGCGCACACCCATCACCAGCGTCTCACCCGCGTCATCGGTTTCTGCAGTCACCTCGAAGCAGTCAGGCACTGCTGTCGCCACCAGTGAGTGGTAGCGCCCGGCTTCGAACCCCTGCTCCAGGCCCGAATAGGCCCACTCGCCGTCGTGCTGGATGGGGAACGCCTTGCCGTGGATGGGTCGGGGTGCGTGGCCAACCTCGCCGCCGTACTCGTAAACGGCCGCCTCGAGACCCAGACAGACGCCGAGAGTGGGCACGTCGGGGCTCACCTCCCGGAGCACGTCCATCGTCACGCCCACGTCGCGGTCGTTCTTCGGGTGGCCTGGCCCAGGGCTCAGGACGATTGCATCAGGGTCTACCTCGCGCACGTCCGCGAGCGAGGCGGTGTTCTTGAGCACCTCTACCTCTGCCTCGGGTGCTCCCTCGCCGACGTACTCAACGAGATTGTAGGTGAACGAGTCGAAGTTGTCCACGAACAGAATTGTCGGCTCGTCCGACGCGCCTGCTCGGTTCGCGTTGCCTTCGTCCAACGCGCCTGTTCGGGCCGCGTCGCCGTCGTCCAACGCGCCTGTTCGGGCCGCGTCGCCGTCGTCCAACGCGCCTGCTCGGTTCGCGTTGCCTTCGTCCGACGCGCCTGTTCGGTTCGCGTTGCCTTCACTCATCGCTCGGCCACCTCACGTTCGATTCGCTCGACGGCATCCAACACGCCACCCATCTTCTGTTCGGTCTCCTCGTACTCACTCGCTGGGTCGCTGTCGGCGACGATACCCGCGCCCGCCCGAACGGAGATGCGGTCCGTGTCGCCGTGTTCGACCGTCGCCGTCCGGATGACGATGGCCGTGTCGGTGTCGCCGGTCCACGAGATGTAGCCCACGCCGCCGCCGTAGACGCCTCGGGGCCGGAGCTCGAGGTCGTCCAGGAGCTCCATCGCACGAACCTTCGGCGCACCCGTCAGGGTGCCGGCGGGGAAGGCTGCCCGGAGCGCGTCGAAGCCGTCGAACTGCGGGTTGAGCCGGCCCGTCACCGTCGACTCGATGTGCTGGACGTGGCTGTACTTGAGGACGTTCATGAACTCCTCTACTCTGACCGAGCCCTGCCGGGAGACCCGCCGGACGTCGTTTCTGGCGAGGTCGACCAGCATCGTGTGCTCGGCGCGCTCCTTGTCGTCGGCGAGCATCTCGCCGGCGAGTCGGCGGTCATCCACTGGGCTGGCGCCACGTGCGCAGGTGCCGGCGATGGGATTAGAAACCACCCGCTCGCCAGTGAGGGAAACGAGTGTCTCGGGGCTGGCGCCGACGACCGAGCGGTCGCCGAACGAGAGCAGATACATGTACGGCGAGGGGTTCACTGAGCGCAGGGATTCATAGAGCCCGAGCGTGTCGAGGTCGCCGGCCAGTTCGCGGCTGCGCGAGACCACGCCCTGATACACGTCGCCGTCGAGGACGTGTTCCTGCATCTCGGCGACGGCGTCTTCGTACTCGTCGCGCGCCCCGGCCTCGGAGTCCTCACGGACGAATCCACCCGTCTCAGGTGGCTCAGCGGCCGCGAGTTCGGCGGCGACGTTCTCTGCCTCGGCGACCAAGCGGTCGTACACCGCGCCTGCGTCCTCGTCAGCCCCGAGAATCGGGGTGCAGACCAGTTCGACGGTCCCCTCGCGGTCGTCGAACGCGAGCGTCCGGGTCGTGAGCACGAACTGCGCGTCGGGGACCACTGGCTCGGGACGCTCGACGCCGACTTCCTCCAGCCAGAGATCGTAGACGGCGTCGTAGGCCAGAAAGCCGACGAGGCCGCCGTCGAGGCGTTGGCGGTCGCCACTGTCGAAGCCGACCCGTTGGACGTCCGGGAGGGCGAGGCGGAGGCGGTCCAGCGTGTCTGCCTCGGCGGCAAGTCCGTCGCCGTTGACACCCGTTTCGGCGCCAGCGGGACCCTCAATGCCGTCGAGGAACCGCGCAGCGTCGCCGAATCGGTTGAGTTCGGTGCGGTCGGGGTAGACCGAGACCAATGCCTCGGGGTCGTAGCCGACGAAGGAGAATCGGGCGTGGCGGTCAGCGTCGCTAGACGGGTCGGGACCGTTCTGCTGACGGCCTGCGGAGAACGCCCCCGCTGGGTCGCTGGAGGCGACTTTTTCAGCACTCTCCAGGAGGAACGTGTGGTCACTCCGGTCGTCGAGAGCCGCGTAGGCCGACAGTGGCTCGGTGTCGACTTCGAGCGTTGCCGTGACCCGGGCGACGGCCGGGCGATCCACGCCCTCGAGCAGGGCACAGAACGACTCCCGAGACCGGTCAAATTCGGGCATCAGGCCTCCCCTTCGTCGAGTTTTCGACCAGCGTTCTCCACGAACGCACGAATCGCCTCGTCGTCTTTCATCCCCTCTGCCCCGGGAATCTCGACGCCGCTGGACACGTCGACGCCCATGGGGCGGGCCGTGTCGATGGCCTCTGCGACATTGTCCGGAGTGAGACCGCCGGCAAGGACGACCGGTGTCGAGAGTTCAGTCGCGAGGTCGTACGTGGCCGCCCAGTCGTGGGTCTCGCCAGTACCGCCAGCGCCTCCCTCGGCGAGCGAATCGACGAGCAACGCATCGGCGCTTCCCTCGAGTTCGTGGGCGCGGTCAGTGTCTGCGATGTCGATGGCGGCAAGCACGTCACAGTTCGTCCGGTCGCTCAGTTCGGTAACCTGTTTCGGCGAGAAATCGGCGTGAATCTGGATGCCGTCGGGGCTGACTCGCTCAGCCAGCTCGACGGCATCCTCGACGCTGTCGGGCATCGTCACCAGCACCGTCGTGACAAAGGGTGGGGCGCTCTCGGCGAGTGCGGCGGCCCACGAGGGGTTGACCTCCCGGTCGGTCTCAACGTCGACATCGCAGATGAACCCGACCGCGTCGGCGCCCGCGGCCGCGGCGACGCGCATGTCGCGCTCGCGACGCAAGCCACAGATCTTCACGCGGGCCATCTACGCCTCCGCGCTCTGCTCGCCGGTGGCGACGAGCGTCCCCAGTTTCTCGCCGGCGGCCCCGGAGTCGATCGCCTCGGCGGCCAGCTCGACGCCGTCCGCGATGGAGTCGGCCTGCCCGGCGACGTAGATGGCGGCGCCGGCGTTGGCCAGAATCACGTCACGCTTGGCTCCGGTGACCTCACCCTCGACGATCCCTCGCAGGTCTGCAGCGTTCTCCTCGGGGGTGCCGCCCGCGATTTCCTCGACGGGCGCCTGTTCCAGGCCGATATCCTCGGGCGTGATGGTGTACTCCTCGACCGTCTCGCCGTCGACTTCCGCTACTGTCGTCGGGCCGTGGAGGGCGATTTCGTCCATCCCATCACCGTGGACCACTAGCGCGTGTTCGACGGGCATGTGTGTCAGTGCCTCTGCGATGACGGGGACCAGCTCGTCGCTGTAGACGCCGAGCACCTGCGCGTCGGCACCGGCGGGGTTTGTCAGCGGCCCGAGCACGTTGAAGATGGTCCGGATACTCAGCTCCCGGCGTGGGCCGATAACGGCCTTCATGGCGGGGTGGAACGCCGGTGCGTGCATATAGCCGATGCCTTCCGTCTCGATGAGCTCCTCGACCGCGTCGGGGTCGGAGTCAAGGTCCGCCCCGAGGGTTTCCAGTACGTCCGAACTTCCCGAGGAGGAGGAGACAGAGTAGTTGCCGTGTTTCGCGACAGGGACCCCCGCCGCAGAGGCG is a window of halophilic archaeon DL31 DNA encoding:
- a CDS encoding hypothetical protein (KEGG: hbo:Hbor_10750 hypothetical protein), which encodes MLSAGTELGMTALPPLLATLPALLLQAPLQGPLPEGILGQAILAVVAMAVVVIVGRIVLSIAWKLVIIAVGVVGLLWLVNVVGF
- a CDS encoding glutamine amidotransferase of anthranilate synthase (TIGRFAM: Glutamine amidotransferase of anthranilate synthase~KEGG: hmu:Hmuk_1768 glutamine amidotransferase of anthranilate synthase~PFAM: Glutamine amidotransferase class-I, C-terminal) gives rise to the protein MSEGNANRTGASDEGNANRAGALDDGDAARTGALDDGDAARTGALDEGNANRAGASDEPTILFVDNFDSFTYNLVEYVGEGAPEAEVEVLKNTASLADVREVDPDAIVLSPGPGHPKNDRDVGVTMDVLREVSPDVPTLGVCLGLEAAVYEYGGEVGHAPRPIHGKAFPIQHDGEWAYSGLEQGFEAGRYHSLVATAVPDCFEVTAETDDAGETLVMGVRHREHPIECVQFHPESVLTAVGHQVIRNFLAGALE
- a CDS encoding anthranilate synthase component I (TIGRFAM: Anthranilate synthase component I, archaeal~KEGG: hbo:Hbor_10770 anthranilate synthase, component I~PFAM: Chorismate binding, C-terminal; Anthranilate synthase component I, N-terminal), producing MPEFDRSRESFCALLEGVDRPAVARVTATLEVDTEPLSAYAALDDRSDHTFLLESAEKVASSDPAGAFSAGRQQNGPDPSSDADRHARFSFVGYDPEALVSVYPDRTELNRFGDAARFLDGIEGPAGAETGVNGDGLAAEADTLDRLRLALPDVQRVGFDSGDRQRLDGGLVGFLAYDAVYDLWLEEVGVERPEPVVPDAQFVLTTRTLAFDDREGTVELVCTPILGADEDAGAVYDRLVAEAENVAAELAAAEPPETGGFVREDSEAGARDEYEDAVAEMQEHVLDGDVYQGVVSRSRELAGDLDTLGLYESLRSVNPSPYMYLLSFGDRSVVGASPETLVSLTGERVVSNPIAGTCARGASPVDDRRLAGEMLADDKERAEHTMLVDLARNDVRRVSRQGSVRVEEFMNVLKYSHVQHIESTVTGRLNPQFDGFDALRAAFPAGTLTGAPKVRAMELLDDLELRPRGVYGGGVGYISWTGDTDTAIVIRTATVEHGDTDRISVRAGAGIVADSDPASEYEETEQKMGGVLDAVERIEREVAER
- a CDS encoding Phosphoribosylanthranilate isomerase (KEGG: hla:Hlac_1940 N-(5'phosphoribosyl)anthranilate isomerase (PRAI)~PFAM: N-(5'phosphoribosyl)anthranilate isomerase (PRAI)); the protein is MARVKICGLRRERDMRVAAAAGADAVGFICDVDVETDREVNPSWAAALAESAPPFVTTVLVTMPDSVEDAVELAERVSPDGIQIHADFSPKQVTELSDRTNCDVLAAIDIADTDRAHELEGSADALLVDSLAEGGAGGTGETHDWAATYDLATELSTPVVLAGGLTPDNVAEAIDTARPMGVDVSSGVEIPGAEGMKDDEAIRAFVENAGRKLDEGEA
- a CDS encoding Anthranilate phosphoribosyltransferase (PFAM: Glycosyl transferase, family 3; Glycosyl transferase, family 3, N-terminal~TIGRFAM: Anthranilate phosphoribosyl transferase~HAMAP: Anthranilate phosphoribosyl transferase~KEGG: hla:Hlac_1939 anthranilate phosphoribosyltransferase) yields the protein MPQNIQELIRRVTDGEDLDVADARAAATLVFEDATEAQIGALLAALRAKGETEAEIAGFAQGMRDAAVTIDPDREPLVDTCGTGGDDYTTINVSTTSAIVASAAGVPVAKHGNYSVSSSSGSSDVLETLGADLDSDPDAVEELIETEGIGYMHAPAFHPAMKAVIGPRRELSIRTIFNVLGPLTNPAGADAQVLGVYSDELVPVIAEALTHMPVEHALVVHGDGMDEIALHGPTTVAEVDGETVEEYTITPEDIGLEQAPVEEIAGGTPEENAADLRGIVEGEVTGAKRDVILANAGAAIYVAGQADSIADGVELAAEAIDSGAAGEKLGTLVATGEQSAEA